The following proteins are encoded in a genomic region of Sparus aurata chromosome 23, fSpaAur1.1, whole genome shotgun sequence:
- the mapk8ip3 gene encoding C-Jun-amino-terminal kinase-interacting protein 3 isoform X17 → MMELQIDEVVYQDDYGSGSVMSERVSGLANSIYREFERLIRSYDEEVVKELMPLVVNVLENLDAVLTENQEHEVELELLKEDNEQLITQYEREKALRKQAEEKFIEFEDALEAEKKDLQVQVEFLELQGKQLELKTKNYSDQITRLEERESDMKKEYNALHQRHTEMIQTYVEHIERSKMQQAGSNSQPEGPGCGRTKAERPPSLSLYPNVEGMEDGSESDSVAATPSSTGSKSNTPTSSVPSATVTPINEGFNPNAEFDAMRPGNRRKSAKRLSRNMEVQVCQETRNVSIGMGSSDEWSEFQEIIDSTPELDMCVDPRVYGGGNSPSQGIVNEAFGINTDSLYHEIKDAKSDIIGDVDAGAELLGEFSVRDDFFGMGKEVENLLTENKQLLETKNALNIVKNDLIAKVDELSGEQEVLREELEAVRQSKNKVDARVKELEEELKRLRAEALGASRDSKDEGGDDFSSPMQDGDMTMTQRRRFTRVEMARVLMERNQYKERLMELQEAVRWTEMIRASRESPPIQEKKKSTIWQFFARLFSTSSSPPPVKRPYYSVNIHYKSPSPAGFSQRRSHTMCQISTSNRTLEFFPEELASNGVASLLSDSALLARREQRREQYRQVREHMRRDDGIMQACGWSVPSRLKQTGGQPDSAQDSPLKRQQPTNEKEDNRMKNVPVPVYCRPLVEKDPNRKLWCAAGVDLTGWRASSQESVPAKAPSGSSDPLHAEEDGAGRKSSHSSPEKRKSKELQETDTMSSRVWILTSTHSASKVVIIDANQPGSLVDQFNVCNAHVLCISSVPAASESDYPAGEIVLDPGDGGAGGGDDTGSVEGMLAGITLVGCATNCSVARSNCSSRTDTPIMDKGQAPTAPPMNGKIHPAQSAEEATEATEVPESTAGQTELGPPGPFTEHVFTDPQPRPADASDRSTGQSKEESSHPTDSEDGGEDTKNYTSVAPTMWLGAQNGWLYVHSAVGNWKKCLHSIKLKDSVLSLVHVKGRVLVALADGTLAIFHRSEDGQWDLSNYHLMDLGRPHHSIRCMAVVHDKVWCGYKNKIHVIQPKSMQIEKSFDAHPRRESQVRQLAWIGDGVWVSIRLDSTLRLYHAHTHQHLQDVDIEPYVSKMLGTGKLGFSFVRITALLIGGNRLWVGTGNGVIISIPLTETVVLHRGQLLGVRANKVSPTSSSGVIHVYGDDGSEKSTGSFIPYCSMAQAQLCFHGHRDAVKFFVSVPGNVLATLNGSVLDSPSEGQGSTAPQETEAQSVHNVLVLSGGEGYIDFRIGDGEDDETEEGESAVATQMKPAVCKAERSHIIVWQVSYIPE, encoded by the exons AAATTCATTGAATTCGAGGATGCGTTGGAAGCGGAGAAGAAGGACCTGCAGGTGCAGGTAGAGTTCCTGGAGCTGCAGGGGAAACAGCTGGAGCTCAAGACAAAGAACTATTCTGACCAGA tcaCTCGGTTGGAGGAGCGAGAATCCGACATGAAGAAAGAATACAACGCTCTCCACCAGCGTCACACTGAG ATGATTCAGACGTACGTCGAGCACATAGAGCGATCCAAAATGCAGCAGGCAGGGAGCAACAGCCAACCAGAAGGCCCCGGCTGTGGACGAAC CAAAGCGGAGCGCCCGCCGTCATTGAGCCTCTACCCCAACGTCGAGGGCATG GAGGATGGATCGGAGTCCGACTCAGTGGCGGCCACACCCAGCAGCACAGGGAGCAAGTCCAACACACCCACTTCCTCCGTCCCCTCCGCCACAGTCACCCCCATCAACGAGGGCTTCAACCCGAACGCCGAGTTTGATGCCATGCGGCCCGGGAACCGCAGGAAAAGTGCCAAGCGGCTCAGCCGGAATATGGAGGTGCAGGTTTGCCAGGAGACCAGGAATGTCAGCATTG GAATGGGAAGCAGTGATGAGTGGTCAGAGTTTCAGGAGATCATCGATTCTACTCCTGAGCTGGACATGTGTGTGGACCCCCGAGTGTATGGAGGAGGAAACAG CCCCTCGCAGGGCATAGTGAACGAGGCCTTTGGCATCAACACCGACTCTCTCTACCACGAGATCAAAGACGCCAAGTCAGACATCATTGGAGATGTGGATGCAGGTGCCGAGCTGCTAG GCGAGTTTTCAG TCCGCGATGATTTCTTCG GGATGGGCAAAGAGGTGGAGAACCTGCTGACAGAGAACAAACAGCTCCTAGAGACCAA AAATGCTCTCAACATTGTGAAAAACGACCTCATTGCCAAAGTGGACGAGCTGTCGGGGGAGCAGGAGGTGCTGCGGGAGGAGCTGGAGGCTGTGAGGCAGTCCAAGAACAAGGTGGACGCCAGAGTcaaggagctggaggaagagcTCAAGAG GTTACGAGCAGAGGCTCTCGGTGCATCTCGGGACTCTAAGGACGAAGGAGGAGATGAT TTTTCATCACCCATGCAGGACGGCGACATGACAATGACGCAGCGGCGGCGGTTCACCCGGGTGGAGATGGCCCGAGTGCTGATGGAGAGGAATCAGTACAAAGAGAGACTGATGGAGCTGCAGGAGGCCGTCCGGTGGACAGAAATGATCAG gGCATCCCGAGAGAGTCCTCCAAtccaagagaagaagaagtccaCCATCTGGCAGTT CTTTGCACGCCTCTTCAGCACATCGTCCAGCCCACCGCCTGTCAAGCGGCCGTACTACAGCGTCAACATCCACTACAAGTCTCCCTCGCCGGCCGGTTTCTCCCAGCGACGCAGCCACACCATGTGTCAGATCTCCACCTCTAATCGCACACTGGAGTTCTTCCCTGaaga ACTGGCCAGTAACGGTGTTGCGTCTCTCCTCAGTGACTCGGCACTGTTGGCCCGCCGAGAGCAGCGGCGTGAACAGTACCGGCAGGTCCGCGAGCACATGCGCCGTGATGACGGCATCATGCAGGCCTGTGGCTGGAGCGTGCCGTCTCGCTTAaaacag ACTGGAGGTCAGCCGGACAGCGCTCAGGACAGCCCGCTGAAGAGACAACAG CCCACTAACGAGAAGGAGGACAACCGCATGAAGAATGTGCCCGTCCCGGTGTACTGCcgtcctctggtggagaagGACCCCAACAGGAAG TTGTGGTGTGCGGCTGGGGTGGACCTGACAGGATGGAGAGCCAGCAGCCAGGAGTCGGTACCGGCCAAAGCACCGTCAGGCAGCAGTGACCCCCTGCACGCCGAGGAGGACGGGGCGGGCAGGAAGAGCAGCCACAGCTCCCCAGAGAAGAGGAAG TCGAAGGAGCTCCAGGAAACAGACACGATGAGCAGCCGAGTGTGGATCCTCACCAGCACCCACTCTGCCAGCAAGGTGGTCATCATCGACGCCAACCAGCCAGGCTCACTGGTTGACCAGTTCAACGTCTGCAACGCCCACGTGCTCTGCATCTCCAGCGTGCCAG CGGCCAGTGAGAGCGACTATCCAGCAGGAGAGATCGTGTTGGATCCAGGTGACGGTGGGGCAGGTGGAGGCGACGACACGGGCAGCGTGGAGGGCATGTTGGCTGGTATCACTCTCGTCGGCTGTGCCACCAACTGCAGCGTTGCCCGTAGCAACTGCTCCTCACGTACCGACACGCCCATAATGGACAAAGGACAAG CCCCCACTGCTCCCCCAATGAACGGGAAGATTCACCCTGCCCAGTCGGCTGAGGAGGCCACAGAGGCCACAGAGGTTCCCGAATCGACGGCAGGCCAAACGGAGCTGGGACCTCCGGGACCGTTTACAGAGCACGTCTTCACCGATCCCCAGCCTCGTCCAGCAGACGCCTCTGACAG GAGCACAGGTCAGTCCAAAGAGGAATCTTCTCACCCTACAGACTCAGAGGACGGCGGCGAAGATACCAAGAACTACACCAGCGTGGCCCCCACTATGTGGCTCGGGGCTCAGAACGGCTG GCTCTACGTCCACTCAGCGGTTGGAAACTGGAAGAAGTGTCTCCACTCCATCAAACTCAAAGACTCTGTGCTCAGCCTGGT GCATGTGAAAGGTCGTGTGCTGGTCGCCCTCGCTGACGGGACCCTCGCCATATTCCACAGATCAGAAG ACGGCCAGTGGGATTTGTCTAACTATCACCTAATGGACCTTGGCCGACCTCATCACTCCATCCGCTGCATGGCTGTGGTCCACGATAAAGTCTGGTGCGGCTACAAGAACAAGATCCACGTCATCCAGCCTAAGAGCATGCAGATCGAG AAGTCCTTCGATGCCCATCCCCGCAGGGAGAGTCAGGTGCGGCAGCTGGCGTGGATCGGCGACGGTGTGTGGGTGTCAATCCGGCTAGACTCGACCCTGCGGCTctaccacgcacacacacaccagcacctCCAGGATGTGGACATTGAACCATACGTCAGCAAGATGCTGG GCACCGGCAAGCTGGGCTTCTCTTTTGTGCGTATCACAGCACTTCTGATTGGCGGAAATCGTCTCTGGGTCGGAACCGGAAACGGTGTCATCATCTCCATCCCACTGACAGAGA CGGTGGTCCTTCACCGGGGACAGCTCCTTGGTGTGAGGG CCAACAAGGTGTCTCCTACATCGTCCAGTGGAGTGATTCACGTGTACGGTGACGACGGCTCTGAGAAGAGCACCGGCAGCTTCATCCCCTACTGCTCCATGGCACAGGCCCAGCTCTGCTTCCATGGACACCGTGATGCTGTCAAGTTCTTCGTCTCTGTCCCCG gcaATGTTCTGGCCACCCTGAATGGCAGCGTGCTGGACAGTCCGTCAGAGGGTCAGGGCTCAACAGCTCCACAAGAGACGGAGGCCCAGAGTGTTCATAACGTGTTGGTGCTGAGTGGAGGAGAGGGCTACATTGACTTCCGCATAG GAGATGGAGAGGACGATGAGAcggaggaaggagagagcgcCGTAGCTACGCAAATGAAACCTGCTGTGTGCAAAGCCGAGCGGAGCCACATCATCGTCTGGCAGGTGTCTTACATACCCGAGTGA
- the mapk8ip3 gene encoding C-Jun-amino-terminal kinase-interacting protein 3 isoform X6, with product MMELQIDEVVYQDDYGSGSVMSERVSGLANSIYREFERLIRSYDEEVVKELMPLVVNVLENLDAVLTENQEHEVELELLKEDNEQLITQYEREKALRKQAEEKFIEFEDALEAEKKDLQVQVEFLELQGKQLELKTKNYSDQITRLEERESDMKKEYNALHQRHTEMIQTYVEHIERSKMQQAGSNSQPEGPGCGRTKAERPPSLSLYPNVEGMVRGGLGGARMMPGKDIWQVSELGQSTFCSAYQEDGSESDSVAATPSSTGSKSNTPTSSVPSATVTPINEGFNPNAEFDAMRPGNRRKSAKRLSRNMEVQVCQETRNVSIGMGSSDEWSEFQEIIDSTPELDMCVDPRVYGGGNSPSQGIVNEAFGINTDSLYHEIKDAKSDIIGDVDAGAELLGEFSVRDDFFGMGKEVENLLTENKQLLETKNALNIVKNDLIAKVDELSGEQEVLREELEAVRQSKNKVDARVKELEEELKRLRAEALGASRDSKDEGGDDFSSPMQDGDMTMTQRRRFTRVEMARVLMERNQYKERLMELQEAVRWTEMIRASRESPPIQEKKKSTIWQFFARLFSTSSSPPPVKRPYYSVNIHYKSPSPAGFSQRRSHTMCQISTSNRTLEFFPEELASNGVASLLSDSALLARREQRREQYRQVREHMRRDDGIMQACGWSVPSRLKQTGGQPDSAQDSPLKRQQPTNEKEDNRMKNVPVPVYCRPLVEKDPNRKLWCAAGVDLTGWRASSQESVPAKAPSGSSDPLHAEEDGAGRKSSHSSPEKRKSKELQETDTMSSRVWILTSTHSASKVVIIDANQPGSLVDQFNVCNAHVLCISSVPAASESDYPAGEIVLDPGDGGAGGGDDTGSVEGMLAGITLVGCATNCSVARSNCSSRTDTPIMDKGQAPTAPPMNGKIHPAQSAEEATEATEVPESTAGQTELGPPGPFTEHVFTDPQPRPADASDRSTGQSKEESSHPTDSEDGGEDTKNYTSVAPTMWLGAQNGWLYVHSAVGNWKKCLHSIKLKDSVLSLVHVKGRVLVALADGTLAIFHRSEDGQWDLSNYHLMDLGRPHHSIRCMAVVHDKVWCGYKNKIHVIQPKSMQIEKSFDAHPRRESQVRQLAWIGDGVWVSIRLDSTLRLYHAHTHQHLQDVDIEPYVSKMLGTGKLGFSFVRITALLIGGNRLWVGTGNGVIISIPLTETVVLHRGQLLGVRANKVSPTSSSGVIHVYGDDGSEKSTGSFIPYCSMAQAQLCFHGHRDAVKFFVSVPGNVLATLNGSVLDSPSEGQGSTAPQETEAQSVHNVLVLSGGEGYIDFRIGDGEDDETEEGESAVATQMKPAVCKAERSHIIVWQVSYIPE from the exons AAATTCATTGAATTCGAGGATGCGTTGGAAGCGGAGAAGAAGGACCTGCAGGTGCAGGTAGAGTTCCTGGAGCTGCAGGGGAAACAGCTGGAGCTCAAGACAAAGAACTATTCTGACCAGA tcaCTCGGTTGGAGGAGCGAGAATCCGACATGAAGAAAGAATACAACGCTCTCCACCAGCGTCACACTGAG ATGATTCAGACGTACGTCGAGCACATAGAGCGATCCAAAATGCAGCAGGCAGGGAGCAACAGCCAACCAGAAGGCCCCGGCTGTGGACGAAC CAAAGCGGAGCGCCCGCCGTCATTGAGCCTCTACCCCAACGTCGAGGGCATGGTACGTGGGGGTCTCGGGGGGGCTAGGATGATGCCGGGGAAGGACATCTGGCAGGTCAGCGAGCTCGGCCAGTCTACCTTCTGCTCCGCCTATCAG GAGGATGGATCGGAGTCCGACTCAGTGGCGGCCACACCCAGCAGCACAGGGAGCAAGTCCAACACACCCACTTCCTCCGTCCCCTCCGCCACAGTCACCCCCATCAACGAGGGCTTCAACCCGAACGCCGAGTTTGATGCCATGCGGCCCGGGAACCGCAGGAAAAGTGCCAAGCGGCTCAGCCGGAATATGGAGGTGCAGGTTTGCCAGGAGACCAGGAATGTCAGCATTG GAATGGGAAGCAGTGATGAGTGGTCAGAGTTTCAGGAGATCATCGATTCTACTCCTGAGCTGGACATGTGTGTGGACCCCCGAGTGTATGGAGGAGGAAACAG CCCCTCGCAGGGCATAGTGAACGAGGCCTTTGGCATCAACACCGACTCTCTCTACCACGAGATCAAAGACGCCAAGTCAGACATCATTGGAGATGTGGATGCAGGTGCCGAGCTGCTAG GCGAGTTTTCAG TCCGCGATGATTTCTTCG GGATGGGCAAAGAGGTGGAGAACCTGCTGACAGAGAACAAACAGCTCCTAGAGACCAA AAATGCTCTCAACATTGTGAAAAACGACCTCATTGCCAAAGTGGACGAGCTGTCGGGGGAGCAGGAGGTGCTGCGGGAGGAGCTGGAGGCTGTGAGGCAGTCCAAGAACAAGGTGGACGCCAGAGTcaaggagctggaggaagagcTCAAGAG GTTACGAGCAGAGGCTCTCGGTGCATCTCGGGACTCTAAGGACGAAGGAGGAGATGAT TTTTCATCACCCATGCAGGACGGCGACATGACAATGACGCAGCGGCGGCGGTTCACCCGGGTGGAGATGGCCCGAGTGCTGATGGAGAGGAATCAGTACAAAGAGAGACTGATGGAGCTGCAGGAGGCCGTCCGGTGGACAGAAATGATCAG gGCATCCCGAGAGAGTCCTCCAAtccaagagaagaagaagtccaCCATCTGGCAGTT CTTTGCACGCCTCTTCAGCACATCGTCCAGCCCACCGCCTGTCAAGCGGCCGTACTACAGCGTCAACATCCACTACAAGTCTCCCTCGCCGGCCGGTTTCTCCCAGCGACGCAGCCACACCATGTGTCAGATCTCCACCTCTAATCGCACACTGGAGTTCTTCCCTGaaga ACTGGCCAGTAACGGTGTTGCGTCTCTCCTCAGTGACTCGGCACTGTTGGCCCGCCGAGAGCAGCGGCGTGAACAGTACCGGCAGGTCCGCGAGCACATGCGCCGTGATGACGGCATCATGCAGGCCTGTGGCTGGAGCGTGCCGTCTCGCTTAaaacag ACTGGAGGTCAGCCGGACAGCGCTCAGGACAGCCCGCTGAAGAGACAACAG CCCACTAACGAGAAGGAGGACAACCGCATGAAGAATGTGCCCGTCCCGGTGTACTGCcgtcctctggtggagaagGACCCCAACAGGAAG TTGTGGTGTGCGGCTGGGGTGGACCTGACAGGATGGAGAGCCAGCAGCCAGGAGTCGGTACCGGCCAAAGCACCGTCAGGCAGCAGTGACCCCCTGCACGCCGAGGAGGACGGGGCGGGCAGGAAGAGCAGCCACAGCTCCCCAGAGAAGAGGAAG TCGAAGGAGCTCCAGGAAACAGACACGATGAGCAGCCGAGTGTGGATCCTCACCAGCACCCACTCTGCCAGCAAGGTGGTCATCATCGACGCCAACCAGCCAGGCTCACTGGTTGACCAGTTCAACGTCTGCAACGCCCACGTGCTCTGCATCTCCAGCGTGCCAG CGGCCAGTGAGAGCGACTATCCAGCAGGAGAGATCGTGTTGGATCCAGGTGACGGTGGGGCAGGTGGAGGCGACGACACGGGCAGCGTGGAGGGCATGTTGGCTGGTATCACTCTCGTCGGCTGTGCCACCAACTGCAGCGTTGCCCGTAGCAACTGCTCCTCACGTACCGACACGCCCATAATGGACAAAGGACAAG CCCCCACTGCTCCCCCAATGAACGGGAAGATTCACCCTGCCCAGTCGGCTGAGGAGGCCACAGAGGCCACAGAGGTTCCCGAATCGACGGCAGGCCAAACGGAGCTGGGACCTCCGGGACCGTTTACAGAGCACGTCTTCACCGATCCCCAGCCTCGTCCAGCAGACGCCTCTGACAG GAGCACAGGTCAGTCCAAAGAGGAATCTTCTCACCCTACAGACTCAGAGGACGGCGGCGAAGATACCAAGAACTACACCAGCGTGGCCCCCACTATGTGGCTCGGGGCTCAGAACGGCTG GCTCTACGTCCACTCAGCGGTTGGAAACTGGAAGAAGTGTCTCCACTCCATCAAACTCAAAGACTCTGTGCTCAGCCTGGT GCATGTGAAAGGTCGTGTGCTGGTCGCCCTCGCTGACGGGACCCTCGCCATATTCCACAGATCAGAAG ACGGCCAGTGGGATTTGTCTAACTATCACCTAATGGACCTTGGCCGACCTCATCACTCCATCCGCTGCATGGCTGTGGTCCACGATAAAGTCTGGTGCGGCTACAAGAACAAGATCCACGTCATCCAGCCTAAGAGCATGCAGATCGAG AAGTCCTTCGATGCCCATCCCCGCAGGGAGAGTCAGGTGCGGCAGCTGGCGTGGATCGGCGACGGTGTGTGGGTGTCAATCCGGCTAGACTCGACCCTGCGGCTctaccacgcacacacacaccagcacctCCAGGATGTGGACATTGAACCATACGTCAGCAAGATGCTGG GCACCGGCAAGCTGGGCTTCTCTTTTGTGCGTATCACAGCACTTCTGATTGGCGGAAATCGTCTCTGGGTCGGAACCGGAAACGGTGTCATCATCTCCATCCCACTGACAGAGA CGGTGGTCCTTCACCGGGGACAGCTCCTTGGTGTGAGGG CCAACAAGGTGTCTCCTACATCGTCCAGTGGAGTGATTCACGTGTACGGTGACGACGGCTCTGAGAAGAGCACCGGCAGCTTCATCCCCTACTGCTCCATGGCACAGGCCCAGCTCTGCTTCCATGGACACCGTGATGCTGTCAAGTTCTTCGTCTCTGTCCCCG gcaATGTTCTGGCCACCCTGAATGGCAGCGTGCTGGACAGTCCGTCAGAGGGTCAGGGCTCAACAGCTCCACAAGAGACGGAGGCCCAGAGTGTTCATAACGTGTTGGTGCTGAGTGGAGGAGAGGGCTACATTGACTTCCGCATAG GAGATGGAGAGGACGATGAGAcggaggaaggagagagcgcCGTAGCTACGCAAATGAAACCTGCTGTGTGCAAAGCCGAGCGGAGCCACATCATCGTCTGGCAGGTGTCTTACATACCCGAGTGA